One part of the Acidobacteriota bacterium genome encodes these proteins:
- the bfr gene encoding bacterioferritin, translated as MKGNDKIIAKLNDLLADELTAINQYMVHSEMFDNWGYTRLHEVTEKRAIDEMKHAEKLIARILYLEGLPIVSELKSIHIGANVEKQLDNDWEAEAGAVKSYNDGIKLCVQFADNGTRELLEAILKDEEAHIDLLEAQKDQVAQMGIKNYLAEQIRG; from the coding sequence ATGAAAGGTAACGACAAAATCATCGCCAAGCTCAACGACCTGCTGGCCGACGAGCTGACCGCCATCAACCAGTACATGGTCCATTCCGAAATGTTCGACAACTGGGGTTACACCCGGCTCCACGAGGTCACTGAAAAGCGGGCCATCGACGAGATGAAGCACGCCGAGAAGCTCATCGCCCGGATCTTGTATCTCGAAGGACTCCCCATCGTCTCTGAGCTGAAGAGTATCCATATTGGCGCCAACGTCGAGAAGCAGCTGGACAACGACTGGGAGGCCGAGGCCGGCGCCGTCAAGAGTTACAACGACGGCATCAAGTTGTGTGTCCAGTTTGCCGACAACGGCACCCGCGAGCTGCTCGAGGCGATCCTCAAGGACGAGGAGGCCCATATCGACCTCCTGGAGGCCCAGAAGGATCAGGTCGCCCAGATGGGCATCAAGAATTACCTGGCCGAGCAGATCCGGGGTTAG
- a CDS encoding tyrosine decarboxylase has translation MGPKSENRDFFMQMLRFMMNDHADWRIYYQPDDSPAFSEAQRCEPCFQATLQRTQQALVELAGRLQLSSVPWFSPRYLGHMNADTLMAANLAYMLTLLYNPNNCAYEGSPATTAMEIEVGRQLARLLGYHPDRAWGHVTSGGTVANYEGLWVARNLKSVPLAVREAVPELVAGQTEWQLLNYSAEQSLDLLDRVKAAGQMDTVRARSARGTGVTAGKLGKILVPQTKHYSWTKAADILGLGQDNLVFIRVDDRFRLDVQHLRETILRLAAEHTPILAVVAVVGTTEEGAIDPVHEVVSLRQELATQGIWFYLHVDAAYGGYARALILGADDQPIDLAELPAAFRRHHVFSDPLDWPDPDIYAAFRAMTEADSITIDPHKMGYIPYAAGAVVLKDRRVLELISYFAAYVFEKSEDNPMLLGSYIMEGSKSGAAVASVWTAHQLVPLNITGYGRIIGSSIEGAHRFHDALRTTPPYDLHGRRFRVHPLVRPDFNMVDFAFHEEENPSLAAMNELNVRLWEKCSYKSGRMYSEDFITSKTALSRDEYGESPCRFVRSLGIPEAEWDRLGSVYVLRSCVLTPYLVQQTSFVEYWGNFLRTMSRALQAVV, from the coding sequence CTGGGGCCGAAGTCGGAGAATCGGGACTTCTTCATGCAGATGCTCCGGTTCATGATGAACGATCACGCCGACTGGCGGATCTACTACCAGCCCGATGACTCGCCGGCCTTCAGCGAAGCTCAGCGATGCGAACCCTGCTTCCAGGCCACGCTGCAGCGCACGCAGCAGGCGCTCGTGGAGCTGGCCGGCCGGCTGCAGCTCAGCTCGGTCCCCTGGTTCTCGCCCCGTTATCTCGGCCACATGAACGCCGACACCCTGATGGCCGCCAATCTCGCCTACATGCTGACCCTGCTTTACAATCCCAACAACTGCGCCTACGAGGGGTCGCCGGCGACCACTGCCATGGAAATCGAGGTGGGCCGGCAGCTTGCTCGCCTGCTGGGCTACCATCCCGACCGCGCCTGGGGCCACGTCACTTCCGGAGGCACGGTGGCCAATTACGAGGGGCTCTGGGTTGCCCGCAATCTCAAGTCCGTGCCGCTGGCCGTCCGGGAGGCGGTCCCCGAACTGGTGGCCGGCCAGACCGAGTGGCAGTTGCTGAATTACTCCGCCGAGCAGAGCCTGGATCTCCTGGACCGGGTCAAGGCCGCCGGGCAAATGGACACGGTGCGGGCCCGATCGGCCCGCGGCACCGGCGTCACCGCCGGCAAGCTGGGCAAGATTCTGGTGCCCCAGACCAAACACTACTCCTGGACCAAGGCGGCCGACATCCTTGGCCTGGGTCAGGACAACTTGGTGTTCATCCGCGTAGACGACCGCTTCCGCCTCGACGTCCAGCACCTGCGGGAGACCATCCTCCGCTTGGCGGCCGAACACACGCCGATCCTCGCCGTGGTCGCCGTCGTGGGCACCACCGAGGAGGGCGCCATCGACCCCGTCCACGAGGTGGTCAGTCTCCGGCAGGAACTTGCGACGCAGGGGATCTGGTTCTATCTCCACGTGGACGCGGCCTACGGCGGCTACGCCCGGGCCCTGATCCTGGGCGCCGACGATCAGCCCATCGACCTGGCCGAACTGCCCGCCGCGTTCCGGCGCCATCATGTCTTTTCGGACCCCCTGGACTGGCCGGATCCCGACATCTACGCCGCCTTCCGCGCTATGACCGAGGCCGACTCCATCACCATCGATCCCCACAAGATGGGGTACATCCCGTACGCCGCCGGGGCCGTGGTGCTCAAGGACCGGCGGGTGCTGGAGCTGATTTCCTACTTCGCCGCGTACGTCTTCGAGAAGAGCGAGGACAACCCGATGCTGCTGGGCAGCTACATCATGGAGGGCTCCAAGTCGGGAGCCGCCGTCGCCTCAGTCTGGACCGCCCACCAACTTGTGCCGCTCAACATCACCGGTTACGGACGCATCATCGGCTCCAGCATCGAGGGCGCCCACAGGTTCCACGACGCCCTTCGCACCACGCCGCCCTATGATCTCCACGGCCGGCGCTTCCGGGTGCACCCGCTGGTCCGGCCGGATTTCAATATGGTGGATTTCGCCTTCCACGAGGAGGAGAACCCGAGCCTGGCCGCCATGAACGAGCTCAACGTGCGGCTCTGGGAAAAATGCTCGTATAAGTCGGGCCGCATGTATTCGGAGGATTTCATCACCTCCAAGACGGCGCTCAGCCGGGATGAGTACGGCGAATCGCCCTGTAGGTTCGTCCGGTCGTTAGGGATTCCGGAGGCGGAATGGGACCGGTTGGGCAGTGTCTACGTGTTGCGATCCTGCGTGCTGACCCCCTACCTGGTCCAACAGACCAGCTTTGTGGAATATTGGGGCAACTTCCTGCGGACCATGAGCCGGGCGCTGCAGGCGGTGGTCTAA